From the genome of Candidatus Kaelpia aquatica, one region includes:
- the lpxA gene encoding acyl-ACP--UDP-N-acetylglucosamine O-acyltransferase, with amino-acid sequence MNIDKTALVDSGAKIGENVEIGPYSIVEENVEIGAGTQILPFCHIKGSTKIGRNNIIHTGSIIGERPQMLGLRKQLGHLLIGDDNIIREYVTINTSTEEDNQTEIGSNNYLMSFSHIAHDCRLKNNITISNGALLAGHVEIEDNVTISANTAIHQFVRIGHLAMIGGLSRVTKDVPPFMMLIGNSKIFGINTVGLKRAGFSAAEINEVKKAYTVIYRKKLPLNKIIDELKKTDTAKTKEMVTFIENSKRGISGGKTSNLLEKIFLDYPLFIKQRTDAYKLFKKKCR; translated from the coding sequence ATGAATATAGATAAAACGGCACTGGTAGATTCAGGAGCCAAGATTGGCGAAAATGTTGAGATAGGACCCTACTCTATAGTAGAAGAGAATGTAGAGATAGGAGCAGGTACACAGATACTGCCCTTCTGCCATATAAAAGGCTCAACCAAAATAGGTAGAAATAATATTATCCATACCGGATCCATTATAGGTGAAAGACCGCAGATGTTAGGGTTAAGAAAGCAACTGGGACATCTCTTAATCGGTGATGATAATATAATCAGAGAATATGTAACCATCAATACCTCAACAGAAGAAGATAATCAAACAGAGATAGGCAGCAATAACTATCTAATGAGTTTCTCTCATATCGCCCACGACTGCCGCTTAAAAAATAATATCACAATAAGTAACGGCGCACTTTTAGCAGGACATGTTGAGATAGAAGATAATGTAACAATCTCAGCAAATACCGCCATACACCAATTTGTAAGAATAGGGCACTTAGCTATGATTGGAGGGCTATCGCGTGTAACAAAAGATGTACCTCCATTTATGATGTTGATAGGCAATTCTAAAATATTTGGAATAAATACTGTGGGTTTAAAACGTGCTGGTTTTAGTGCTGCGGAGATAAATGAGGTCAAGAAAGCTTATACAGTAATATACCGCAAAAAATTACCTTTAAATAAAATCATAGACGAACTTAAAAAAACAGACACAGCTAAAACAAAAGAGATGGTAACATTTATAGAGAATTCAAAGCGAGGAATATCTGGAGGTAAAACATCCAATCTGCTAGAAAAAATATTCCTAGATTATCCCCTTTTTATAAAACAAAGAACGGATGCTTATAAATTATTCAAAAAGAAGTGTAGGTAG
- a CDS encoding 2-isopropylmalate synthase translates to MDKIHIFDTTLRDGEQSPGASLNIKEKIEIAKQLERLNVDVIEAGFPIASPGDFEAVSLIAKKVKQPTICALARSLKKDIDAAAGALKGAKKKRIHVFLATSKIHMEYKLKKAEDEILKQAVKAVKYARKFSDDVEFSPEDASRTEREFLFKIIAEVINAGAGVINIPDTVGYTVPEEFSDLITQIKINVPNIDDAIISVHCHDDLGLSCANSLSAVKAGARQVECTINGIGERAGSAPLEEIVMAIKTRADFYKFKTSVKTKELYKSSRLVSLLMGIPLPPNKAVIGDNAFSHESGIHQDGVLKMPGTYEIMNPSDVGFKESKLVLGKHSGRHAFGRKLEELGVELGKREFQRAYEEFIALADKKKEVFDDDIVALVEDEMKEVPKVWELVYFHTVTGSSTIPTATVKLKKDKKIYEDAACGDGPIDACYNTIDRIIGIEPKLLNYNLRAVTSGRDALGEVTVRLKHNNKEIVGRGTSTDIVEASTKAYLNAVNKIVS, encoded by the coding sequence ATGGATAAGATACATATATTTGATACGACTTTAAGAGATGGAGAGCAGTCTCCGGGTGCGTCTTTAAATATAAAAGAGAAGATTGAGATTGCAAAGCAGCTTGAACGCCTCAATGTCGATGTAATAGAAGCAGGTTTTCCAATTGCTTCTCCTGGAGATTTTGAAGCGGTAAGTTTAATAGCTAAAAAAGTAAAGCAGCCTACTATCTGTGCTTTAGCCAGATCCCTAAAGAAAGATATAGATGCTGCAGCCGGAGCTTTAAAGGGAGCCAAGAAGAAGCGGATACATGTCTTCTTAGCCACTTCAAAGATACATATGGAGTACAAGCTAAAGAAAGCAGAAGATGAGATTCTAAAGCAGGCGGTTAAGGCTGTTAAATATGCCAGGAAGTTCAGCGATGATGTTGAGTTTTCACCTGAGGACGCATCTCGTACAGAGAGAGAGTTCCTTTTTAAAATAATAGCCGAGGTCATAAATGCCGGAGCTGGCGTTATAAATATTCCCGATACTGTTGGCTATACAGTTCCGGAGGAGTTCTCTGATCTTATAACTCAGATAAAGATCAATGTGCCTAATATAGACGATGCAATTATAAGCGTTCATTGCCATGATGACCTGGGATTATCCTGCGCTAATTCACTCTCTGCTGTTAAAGCAGGGGCTAGACAGGTTGAGTGCACTATTAACGGTATTGGTGAGCGTGCCGGCAGTGCTCCTCTTGAAGAGATAGTTATGGCCATAAAGACAAGAGCGGATTTTTATAAATTTAAAACTTCTGTTAAGACAAAAGAGCTTTATAAGAGCAGCAGGCTTGTAAGCCTCCTGATGGGAATACCTCTGCCTCCTAATAAGGCAGTTATAGGTGATAATGCTTTCAGTCATGAGTCTGGCATCCACCAGGATGGGGTATTAAAAATGCCCGGGACCTATGAGATTATGAATCCAAGCGATGTTGGATTCAAAGAGAGCAAGCTTGTCTTAGGTAAGCATTCCGGCCGCCATGCGTTCGGTAGAAAATTAGAAGAGTTGGGTGTTGAGCTTGGAAAGAGAGAGTTTCAGAGAGCATATGAAGAGTTTATAGCGCTTGCAGATAAGAAGAAAGAGGTCTTTGATGATGATATTGTTGCTTTAGTTGAAGATGAGATGAAAGAGGTACCCAAGGTATGGGAGCTTGTATACTTCCATACTGTGACAGGTTCCTCCACTATTCCTACTGCAACAGTAAAGTTAAAAAAGGATAAAAAAATCTATGAAGATGCTGCATGCGGAGATGGTCCTATAGATGCCTGCTATAATACGATAGATAGAATTATAGGTATTGAACCGAAGTTGTTGAACTATAATCTTCGCGCTGTTACCTCAGGGCGTGATGCTCTGGGTGAGGTTACAGTGAGATTGAAACATAATAATAAAGAGATTGTAGGACGGGGAACTTCAACAGATATAGTGGAAGCTTCTACAAAAGCATATCTTAATGCTGTAAATAAAATAGTCTCTTAA